Proteins from a genomic interval of Nautilia sp. PV-1:
- a CDS encoding DUF1524 domain-containing protein — protein sequence MENNNLKTLFKIFRISDYQRGYVWGFYNVKNIKKAVKVYFYMLNPEKSNYSNEIKEWLKKLNIIGFRAFKPLIMAVLMKYDNLEKDKILEVLKLAELYIFLVFIISKRRGYTGNSRFYRYANDFHKNKDVDKLIEKIKNELYEDENTYRWVAINNFIDEIDNLFKNYDGWYSWKYLNYFLYEYEIYLQKEKFKEETQKVKWDDINKDSIEHIYPETSNLECWKKIFKGKNRKYLHSLGNLLLLSISKNASLGKKCFEDKKERYKNGSYSEIEVARYEKWTPKEIYERGMKLLDFLSDRWDIEIDEETKEKLLFGKNR from the coding sequence ATGGAAAATAATAATCTCAAAACTTTATTTAAAATTTTTAGAATTTCAGATTACCAAAGAGGCTATGTTTGGGGATTTTATAATGTCAAAAATATAAAAAAAGCGGTAAAAGTATATTTTTATATGCTAAATCCAGAAAAGTCTAATTATTCAAATGAAATAAAAGAATGGTTAAAAAAACTAAATATAATAGGTTTTAGAGCATTTAAGCCATTGATAATGGCAGTTTTAATGAAGTATGATAATTTAGAAAAAGATAAAATTTTAGAAGTTTTAAAATTAGCAGAATTGTATATTTTTTTAGTTTTTATTATTTCAAAGAGAAGGGGATATACTGGAAATAGCAGATTTTATAGATACGCTAATGACTTTCATAAGAATAAAGATGTAGATAAACTTATTGAGAAAATTAAAAATGAATTATATGAAGATGAAAATACTTATAGGTGGGTAGCTATAAATAATTTTATAGATGAAATTGATAATTTATTTAAAAATTATGATGGATGGTATAGTTGGAAATATTTGAATTATTTTCTTTATGAGTATGAAATATATCTTCAAAAGGAAAAATTTAAAGAAGAAACTCAAAAAGTTAAATGGGATGATATTAATAAAGATAGTATAGAACATATTTATCCTGAAACTTCAAATTTAGAGTGTTGGAAAAAGATTTTTAAAGGTAAAAACAGAAAATATTTACATTCATTAGGAAATTTATTACTCTTGAGTATTTCTAAAAATGCAAGTTTAGGAAAAAAATGTTTTGAAGATAAAAAAGAAAGATATAAAAACGGTAGTTATTCAGAAATAGAAGTTGCTCGATATGAAAAATGGACACCTAAAGAAATTTATGAAAGAGGAATGAAATTATTAGACTTTTTATCTGATAGGTGGGATATCGAGATAGATGAAGAAACTAAAGAAAAATTATTATTTGGTAAAAATAGATGA